A single genomic interval of Cucumis sativus cultivar 9930 chromosome 7, Cucumber_9930_V3, whole genome shotgun sequence harbors:
- the LOC101208929 gene encoding protein trichome birefringence-like 14 isoform X1: MKGGNITRLRGGYLSIALVVLMFTTVLFWAWDKKYIASFLPLTREQYMIPVSEYVVGVSNSSSTSTKPKNEVVKSEDKMKERSTNTDEKEKPREISHNSDADSSSKPTPELKDNEDGVILSPSSKVCNYAKGRWVEDNRRPWYSGFGCKQWLSIMWACRLTKRKDFSYEGYRWQPENCYMPEFERSSFLRRMQNKTLAFIGDSLGRQQFQSLMCMLTGGEESPEVEDVGREYGLAKAPGALRPDGWVYRFPNTNTTILYYWSASLSDLEPLNRTDPLTDIAMHLDQPPAFMRKFFHQFHVLVLNTGHHWNRGKLQANRWVMYVDGKPAEEKKPLDMANAKNLTVYSIARWIDSQLPLHPHNLKVFFRTISPRHFFNGDWNTGGSCDNMIPMSGGSEVVQDGSSDIVVESALKGTKVKILDVTAISQLRDEGHVSRYTRRAILNTSDCLHWCLPGIPDTWNELLIAQI; encoded by the exons ATGAAAGGTGGAAACATCACCAGGCTGAGGGGGGGATATCTTTCCATTGCTCTGGTTGTTCTTATGTTTACAACCGTATTGTTCTGGGCTTgggataaaaaatatattgccAGTTTTCTTCCATTGACAAGAGAGCAGTATATGATACCAGTTTCAG AATATGTAGTGGGCGTGTCAAATAGTTCCTCAACATCAACTAAGCCAAAGAATGAAGTGGTCAAGTCAGAGGATAAAATGAAGGAAAGAAGTACTAATActgatgaaaaagaaaaaccaagaGAAATCTCACACAACTCTGATGCTGATTCTTCCTCCAAGCCCACTCCCGAATTAAAAGACAATGAAGATGGTGTTATCTTGTCTCCTTCCTCTAAAG TTTGCAACTACGCCAAAGGTAGATGGGTTGAAGACAACAGGCGTCCATGGTATTCTGGATTTGGATGTAAACAATGGCTATCAATAATGTGGGCCTGTAGActtacaaaaagaaaggattTTTCGTATGAAGGATACAGGTGGCAACCGGAAAATTGCTATATGCCAGAGTTTGAGCGTTCTTCATTCTTGAGAAG AATGCAGAACAAAACACTTGCATTTATAGGAGATTCCTTGGGTAGGCAGCAGTTCCAATCTTTGATGTGTATGCTCACTGGTGGTGAAGAAAGTCCTGAAGTCGAAGACGTGGGAAGAGAATACGGTCTCGCGAAAGCCCCTGGAGCTCTTCGACCAGACGGGTGGGTTTATCGGTTTCCAAACACAAACACCACGATTCTATATTACTGGTCAGCGAGCCTGTCTGATCTAGAACCTCTTAATAGAACAGATCCATTAACAGATATTGCGATGCATTTGGACCAACCCCCAGCTTTCATGAGAAAGTTCTTCCATCAATTTCATGTATTGGTTTTAAATACAGGTCACCATTGGAACAGGGGAAAACTTCAAGCAAATAGGTGGGTGATGTATGTTGATGGAAAACCAGCAGAAGAAAAGAAGCCTTTGGATATGGCGAATGCCAAGAACTTGACTGTCTACAGCATTGCCCGATGGATCGATTCACAACTTCCCCTGCATCCTCATAatctaaaagttttctttaggACAATCTCGCCTAGACATTTCTTCAACGGGGATTGGAACACTGGGGGATCCTGTGATAATATGATTCCAATGTCGGGCGGGAGCGAGGTTGTCCAAGATGGATCCAGTGACATTGTTGTTGAAAGTGCTTTAAAGGGTACCAAGGTAAAAATCTTGGATGTAACTGCCATCTCTCAGTTGCGCGACGAAGGCCACGTCTCGCGCTACACTCGTAGAGCAATCCTAAACACAAGTGATTGCTTGCATTGGTGCTTACCTGGCATACCAGACACATGGAATGAACTTCTAATTGCACAGATATAG
- the LOC101208929 gene encoding protein trichome birefringence-like 14 isoform X2: protein MKGGNITRLRGGYLSIALVVLMFTTVLFWAWDKKYIASFLPLTREQYMIPVSVGVSNSSSTSTKPKNEVVKSEDKMKERSTNTDEKEKPREISHNSDADSSSKPTPELKDNEDGVILSPSSKVCNYAKGRWVEDNRRPWYSGFGCKQWLSIMWACRLTKRKDFSYEGYRWQPENCYMPEFERSSFLRRMQNKTLAFIGDSLGRQQFQSLMCMLTGGEESPEVEDVGREYGLAKAPGALRPDGWVYRFPNTNTTILYYWSASLSDLEPLNRTDPLTDIAMHLDQPPAFMRKFFHQFHVLVLNTGHHWNRGKLQANRWVMYVDGKPAEEKKPLDMANAKNLTVYSIARWIDSQLPLHPHNLKVFFRTISPRHFFNGDWNTGGSCDNMIPMSGGSEVVQDGSSDIVVESALKGTKVKILDVTAISQLRDEGHVSRYTRRAILNTSDCLHWCLPGIPDTWNELLIAQI, encoded by the exons ATGAAAGGTGGAAACATCACCAGGCTGAGGGGGGGATATCTTTCCATTGCTCTGGTTGTTCTTATGTTTACAACCGTATTGTTCTGGGCTTgggataaaaaatatattgccAGTTTTCTTCCATTGACAAGAGAGCAGTATATGATACCAGTTTCAG TGGGCGTGTCAAATAGTTCCTCAACATCAACTAAGCCAAAGAATGAAGTGGTCAAGTCAGAGGATAAAATGAAGGAAAGAAGTACTAATActgatgaaaaagaaaaaccaagaGAAATCTCACACAACTCTGATGCTGATTCTTCCTCCAAGCCCACTCCCGAATTAAAAGACAATGAAGATGGTGTTATCTTGTCTCCTTCCTCTAAAG TTTGCAACTACGCCAAAGGTAGATGGGTTGAAGACAACAGGCGTCCATGGTATTCTGGATTTGGATGTAAACAATGGCTATCAATAATGTGGGCCTGTAGActtacaaaaagaaaggattTTTCGTATGAAGGATACAGGTGGCAACCGGAAAATTGCTATATGCCAGAGTTTGAGCGTTCTTCATTCTTGAGAAG AATGCAGAACAAAACACTTGCATTTATAGGAGATTCCTTGGGTAGGCAGCAGTTCCAATCTTTGATGTGTATGCTCACTGGTGGTGAAGAAAGTCCTGAAGTCGAAGACGTGGGAAGAGAATACGGTCTCGCGAAAGCCCCTGGAGCTCTTCGACCAGACGGGTGGGTTTATCGGTTTCCAAACACAAACACCACGATTCTATATTACTGGTCAGCGAGCCTGTCTGATCTAGAACCTCTTAATAGAACAGATCCATTAACAGATATTGCGATGCATTTGGACCAACCCCCAGCTTTCATGAGAAAGTTCTTCCATCAATTTCATGTATTGGTTTTAAATACAGGTCACCATTGGAACAGGGGAAAACTTCAAGCAAATAGGTGGGTGATGTATGTTGATGGAAAACCAGCAGAAGAAAAGAAGCCTTTGGATATGGCGAATGCCAAGAACTTGACTGTCTACAGCATTGCCCGATGGATCGATTCACAACTTCCCCTGCATCCTCATAatctaaaagttttctttaggACAATCTCGCCTAGACATTTCTTCAACGGGGATTGGAACACTGGGGGATCCTGTGATAATATGATTCCAATGTCGGGCGGGAGCGAGGTTGTCCAAGATGGATCCAGTGACATTGTTGTTGAAAGTGCTTTAAAGGGTACCAAGGTAAAAATCTTGGATGTAACTGCCATCTCTCAGTTGCGCGACGAAGGCCACGTCTCGCGCTACACTCGTAGAGCAATCCTAAACACAAGTGATTGCTTGCATTGGTGCTTACCTGGCATACCAGACACATGGAATGAACTTCTAATTGCACAGATATAG
- the LOC101208929 gene encoding protein trichome birefringence-like 16 isoform X3, whose protein sequence is MKGGNITRLRGGYLSIALVVLMFTTVLFWAWDKKYIASFLPLTREQYMIPVSEYVVGVSNSSSTSTKPKNEVVKSEDKMKERSTNTDEKEKPREISHNSDADSSSKPTPELKDNEDGVILSPSSKVCNYAKGRWVEDNRRPWYSGFGCKQWLSIMWACRLTKRKDFSYEGYRWQPENCYMPEFERSSFLRRMQNKTLAFIGDSLGRQQFQSLMCMLTGGEESPEVEDVGREYGLAKAPGALRPDGSPLEQGKTSSK, encoded by the exons ATGAAAGGTGGAAACATCACCAGGCTGAGGGGGGGATATCTTTCCATTGCTCTGGTTGTTCTTATGTTTACAACCGTATTGTTCTGGGCTTgggataaaaaatatattgccAGTTTTCTTCCATTGACAAGAGAGCAGTATATGATACCAGTTTCAG AATATGTAGTGGGCGTGTCAAATAGTTCCTCAACATCAACTAAGCCAAAGAATGAAGTGGTCAAGTCAGAGGATAAAATGAAGGAAAGAAGTACTAATActgatgaaaaagaaaaaccaagaGAAATCTCACACAACTCTGATGCTGATTCTTCCTCCAAGCCCACTCCCGAATTAAAAGACAATGAAGATGGTGTTATCTTGTCTCCTTCCTCTAAAG TTTGCAACTACGCCAAAGGTAGATGGGTTGAAGACAACAGGCGTCCATGGTATTCTGGATTTGGATGTAAACAATGGCTATCAATAATGTGGGCCTGTAGActtacaaaaagaaaggattTTTCGTATGAAGGATACAGGTGGCAACCGGAAAATTGCTATATGCCAGAGTTTGAGCGTTCTTCATTCTTGAGAAG AATGCAGAACAAAACACTTGCATTTATAGGAGATTCCTTGGGTAGGCAGCAGTTCCAATCTTTGATGTGTATGCTCACTGGTGGTGAAGAAAGTCCTGAAGTCGAAGACGTGGGAAGAGAATACGGTCTCGCGAAAGCCCCTGGAGCTCTTCGACCAGACGG GTCACCATTGGAACAGGGGAAAACTTCAAGCAAATAG